taataaaatatataatattctttatGGTAAATTCCATATAGACCACTGATTCTCACAAAGTACTTCTTTGATTTTGGCCACTTTCAGCCTTAGCCAACCTATAGTTACAATAAATAAATGGGTTTAGTTCCAATATGACTGTTACTTTCCTTTAAGTTAAGGAATAggacaaaagaaacagaaaggtaTGTTGGAACTTAACTTGGTTGTTAATGATGTGAATGACTTCTTTGCTGAGCTGGATAATAGTTTTAGAATACTCTGGAAGAATATTTCCTCATTTTTGGGTGCTATTCACATTATAGCGGCTATAGGCATGATACCTTTAAATGTTATCTGCATCAGTAACTTGTTCTCCACTACTTTgggctgtgtgctaagttgcttcagtcatatccgactctttatgaccccatggactgtagcccactaggctcctctatctattgaattctctaggcaagaataccagagtgggttgccatttcctcctccaagggatcttcccaatccagggatggaacctaggtctcttatatcgcctgcattggtaggcgggttctttaccgccactgccacctgggaagtctgtccAGACAGTCTACAGAACCGTAAATGAAGACCTGATTCTTAGTGCTTGTTGATTTTTATCCCATCAAAACTACTTTCAGGTTACCAACATAATGTCACTGAACATGGGAATTAGGAAGAGATGTATAACAGTACATCATTACATAGTATTTTTAATATCCAGAAAGAACAGACATAAATAGTAGCTTTAAGAGCAAACCTCATAATGAAATGTAGTAAAATAATTAAggaagtgatgagttttgagtatttattacatttatttgtaGCAAATTGATTCAGTGGTAAGCatgtataatttaatttttgctAATGGCTACATTTAACAGCCGTCTTGCAAAGTTCCGGAAAGTTTATCATTTCTTGTGAGCTGGCTGATATAAGCCAACTCCACTACACCAGTGTATACAGAGAaaatcctttttcattttctgctacCCAAATCACATTCATACATACACTTAAATCTTTAAAACATCAAggcagggacttgcctggtggtccagtgtctaggACTCTGGTCTTTCATTgctggagtcctgggtttgatccctggttggggaactagatcccacatgccacaactaagaccctgtgcagccaaataagtaaataaaaataaattttttttttttttaaatcaaggaaaAGGTTAAAAGGGTCCTCCTCAGAAAAGTATTGGAGACCTTTCTGTTGATATTATTTCAAGGGTCCATGAAACTTCAAAAGTAATATGTCAAGCATCTATTTGATCCTTTTGGTTTTGATCCTTTTGGTATGGCACTGGAAAATGAAGTCAGCTGCCAACACTTGCAAATGAGTGGGGAAAAGTGGTGGCTTGGCAAATGGCAGCAAAGAGTGAGCCACACCATAGGCTTCCTTTTTAGGTAAGATGAGGTTATGGTAACCAAAAATGTGCCTAACTTGTTGATTTCTCTCATTGTTGTTAGAAAGCAAAGATATTTCCAATAAGTGGCGAGACAAAGAGGGTGCCTGGGATTCTTTGCAAATGATGAAAAAACCAAAGCAGAGCCAACTTACCCCTGTAACTGACTCAGAAGTGGCTTTGGTCAATGCCTGTCTTGAACAAAGACGAGCGAGGCGCTATTCTGAATTCAATCAAGTGAATCTGACCCAACATGACAGTGATACTACTGAGTGTGACAGTGAAGAATCTAACTCCGGAGCCTCCTCTTGgaaggagagtgaaagtgaaCACCACCCATCACCAGCCAGtattaagaagagaaaaatagctCAGAGGCAAAGGAATATGGGAGGTTACCAAATCAGGGAAAGGCCCTGCCTCCACTGCAAAGCCATGAGAACCAATGAATGGCTAACTCGCCATTTCCTTCAAAATGCTTCAGTAACAAGCTCAATGAAGGAAGATATTCAAGATGAAAATTCTGGACCTGATATTAAGACAAAATTCAGTAAATTTTGAATTTCATCAAGTCCTTACCTCACTTGAAGCCAAATGAAAGAgatgaataaaacatgaaaaatcacCAGAGGTCTAGATGAGGAGGCTTTTACAATAGAGTCTCTCTACTAACAACAAAAACATTCTTGGAACCCAAGAGGTAAAATTTCAGATAATTCTTTGTCTAAAAACAGGCCAGTGAATTTGTTTATGGCACCACTGAAGCATCAGAGATCTGCATCcactatgattttatttttatgcaaaagAGCACCAGACAGATATTTTATGCCTTGAGTGTATGTATTTTGTTAATGTCTGTAATACAAATAAGGAAggtctttgaaaatatatttatgtttagaAACCACTTAAATTTATTCATATGTTTTGATTATCCAGTTGACTGAATGAACTAGGGAATGTTGGTTGGAATAGAATTGGCCCCCATTCCCCAGATCCATATTTACAGGTGAGTCTACCTGAGTTGTATATTTTTTTCGCTGCATAGCTtgtagatcttagttccccgactggggattgaatctgggccctcaGCAATGAGAGCATGGCATCCTgactgtggagtcctaaccacaggaccaccagggaattccccacatGAGCTGTATTGTTACACATGTGTCAGCCTGGGGCTGGTGAGAAGGAGCTGGAATGAGGCCTGATTCCTGCAGTAGACCAGAAGGACAGCTGGGCCATGGGCTATCCATGGTTATTGTCCGAAAGGCATGACAAGTGTTACAAAAATTATTCTGACAGTGTTAAAATGGTAAGAAAGACTTTAATCACGACTAGTTGTAATAGGTGTCCAATCTATTGCAACTGGGGAGAGAAATCAAGCTCAACTCCAAATACAGCAAATTCAAGTGGGGATTTGTAGCCAAGGGAATGGTATCAGTGGATGGGATAGAAAATTCCTACAAGGAGCCACCAAAGGTAGGAGAATTTGTACTAAATTGACCTAGCATGATTCTTGCAAAGGGCAGACCAAGGACTTTGGACCAAGGACCTCCACTTATACATCGAAAGTGGAGGATGAGGAACTTGATCAGATGTCAAGGGTGATCAGACATCAAGGGTGGGAAACACTAAACTTACTTAGCAGAATTCTTGCAAAAACTGGTCTGGGCAGCCAAAGGCAGGATGGGCATCAAGGGTAAGATCAGGGTAAGAAGAGGGCTCAGAGGAGGCTAACTAGAATTTGTCAAATAAAGAGTCTTTACTGAAAGTTAGTCTCAATCGAGATATACCTCAGGCTAAGTTTTCCAGTTAGGTGGGGGTCCCAGTGTGGGGCCGGGAATTCAAACAGATCGAGTAGATAGTTGGCCATCTGGGAGGATGGCAGCACTCCAACTGggatacaaaacaagacccagaTCCCAGAGAAGAGTCTGGCAAAGACAAGCCACAAGGGCTCTGCTCCCTTAAGAAGGGCTTAAGTGTTCGGGAAAGATTTGGATACCACATTGATAAAGACTGCAGCTTAATACTAAGAACTGAGCCTTTTATGGGGTATTGGGAGAGATACAACAGAGCTATGACTGTGGACTTGGAGGTTACTCCTGATGACTTCAAGTTCCTTAACTGAGGCCAACAAGGAGACCAGGGAGGCAATGTGGGAGCCCCAGCCATTGGAACTAGGCCCCTGGAATCCAGGACGTGGGGTGACATTTCTGAGCTTTTTTGTAGAGACTGTCTTAATCAGATTTCCTCAGGGTCCGAATTGGTCTGAGGCTGCAAGTGAAAAGCAGGACAGCTTCAAGATTTGACCTGGGCATCAACCTTTTCCACAAAGACTTCCTTTACTTCTTGATATCGTCCTCTACTTTGTCCCCTCAGGTGTAACTTGTGCCCTCCCTTATGCTCCAATGTACCTTGAAACATTCTCTATCTCAGCacctgtaacattttttttttttttaagggaaattgGGGGCTCATAGGTaatgaggtttttaaaattttttaaatttatttttggctgtgctgattctttgttgctgtgtgggcttttctctagttgcagcaagtgggggctactttttagttgtggtgcctgggtttCCCGTgttggcttctcttattgcataGCACAGTCTCTAAGGcatgcaggctttagtagttgtggcttacaggcttagttgccttgtggcatgtggtatctttctggaccaggggtcgaatctgtgtcccctgcattggtaggtggattcttaagcactggaccaccagggaagttcatcaCTCTTAGCATTTTAATGCCTGTATTTATTTGCAAGTCCCTCtgtcatttatatatatgtccctgggttgggaagataactacatatatatatatatatatatatatatatataatccaacTTTAAAGGTATAGTCCATGTCATCTTTGTATCTCTCTGACCCTGCACAGTGCCAAACAACAGGATAGATAAATAATTTAGTTGAATCAATATGCAAAGGAATTCATGAATGCAAAAGGGAGAAACTGAGGAAAGcagaggcagagaaagcagaggagcCAATATCTAAAATTTAGTGAATGATTCTGATATTTCTAACTTGATATGATCAAGATGCTTGttactttgtttatttaaatagCACCGAAATAATCAAACcccaattaccaaaaaaaaaaaggaaaaaataaaagattcaaaATATAGTAGTAAGTTGCAGGAGTGGGATTTAAATCTGAGTCGTCTGACTTTGGAGTTTTGGCTCTTAATTACCGTGGTCTTAGCCACTATACTCTGAAGCTGGAAGATCCTGATTCCAAGGTAAGTCAATTACCACCTCCTACACAGCcataagtgatttaaaaaaaaaaaagtgttagtcactcagttgtgtctgactcttagcgaccaatggactgtagcctgccaggcttctctgtccatgggtttctccaggcaagaatactggagtgggttgtcattcccttctccagggtatcttcccaatccaaggatcgaacccagatcttctgcattgcaggtggattctttaccaatctgtctgagtttccctgatagctcagttggtaaagaatccgcttgcaatgcaggagactctggtttgattcctgggttgggaagatcccctagagaagggataggctacccactccagtatttttgggcttccctgtggctcagcttgtaaagaatccacctgcaatgcgagacctgggttcaatccctgggttgggaagatctcctggagaagtgaaaggctacccactccagtattctggcctggagaattccatagactgtgtaatccatggggtctcaaggagtcagacacgactgagagactttcacttcactttcactgagccaccagggaagccccatatccaAGCTGATATAATCTCATCAGGAAAAGGAGGACGATGACAATTTTCCAGATGATAGAGTAAGTGACCATGTCCCAGATGTTTTGCTTGTAGATCCAAAAATATAACTGATGAACTATTATCCAAAAAGTCATTTATATCAAAGATTGCTACTTTTTATGGTCTCATCTATGAGGCTAACACAGGTCAAAGTTGGGGGTGAGTGATAGCTGtatattggaaggactcatgGACAAGTTAAATCAGGGGGTATAAATATGAAGGAGTTAGTTAGGGTAGTTTGTAATTTCATTAAACCCAAAGCAAAGACCAAAAATAGCTGGGAGGACAACCAAAGCCAAGGAGAGAAATACACTGAATCAAAGGAATAAGGCAACAGCAAGGACATGGAAGGATGAGCAAAAGCATGGCCAGGCTCACTGGAAATGTATCAATGAGTGAGGTACAGAACATGTGAAGTGGGAGATAGTTCATGAAACTAAGGCTGCAAATACTAGTTTTGGCTTGGTGTTGATTGTATGCAGAGCCTGTGTGAGCTGTCAGGGTGTCCCTTGGGCCCCACAACAGTCCCTTCTTCAGTCTTTCCTTGCTGAATGGGATAAATTTGGCCACATCTGGTTTTTATGGTAGAAGGTTGTAACCTGTTTGGGTGGCTTACTTGTGGGGAAGCATGGAATTCTTGGGCTTACTTCCTATCTGTGGTCCATCATTGCAACTAAATGATCAGAACTGACTTTTGTAGGGATGTCCACCTACATCAAGCATCACAACTCTTGTCAGGAACCATAAAGGAGGAAACTATGGGATTCATTGACGATTCTAACTGGGATAGATATAGTGAAAAATGATGGTATACACACAGGTGTTTGGAGGGAGGTTGGAGAATAGGGGAACTGGAACGTACGGCTACACTAGGTAGTCTCAAACTACACTAGGTAGTTGTGGTTTTGGTGGGAGGGGAGACAAGCCAGTAGGTTAAACAAATAACAGCAACAGTAATAATACGGATCATAGATGACATTTAAAGAGTGTTtgctatatgccaggcattaAGTAAACATTTTATAAGGATTAGTTTACCCTTCAGAAGCCTGCATCCAGTTTTATGGATGATATAACCAAGACTCAGGGAAATCAAAGGATACACCCAAGATCATATGAGTGTGAGTGTCTTGGATTTTGTCTGATCccaaagattttgtttttatggtGGCGATAACACACCATGTTCTTAATGGAGAGCAATTAGATAAGAACTTGAGAGACCAGACACCAAATACCAGACTGAGTCCAGAGACTAAACAAGGACTGTTCATGGAAAACGGAGCCAAGAGGCAGAAACTGAGCTGAGACGGGAGCAATTAAGTGAAGCAGGGAAGGGCTCACACGGTTGAGTGGAGAGGCCTGACAGCATCATCTTGTCTCACCTGCAGTGGGTAAGCCTGGATGACTCTCAGTAGGTCAGGCAGAAACTCAGGGTAGGCTTttgaaaaaagaagggaaatggaAACTTAGCTGGAAGTGTAGATGAAGGAAGGAATGAGCTTTTTTAGTGAATGTTGAGAAACAGGAGGCAGTAGTGACAAGAGCAGTGAGGCTGATGGGCAAGGATTTGCGAGAAGAATGAGGGGAGAAAATCAGATAGATACAGTTCCTTCTATTATTACTGACCCTCCTATCTCACTCAGGTCCCCAAAAGGGTCCTCCTGCCTTGTGTCATTGGAACCAACAGAATGAGGCTGAGCTGGGTTCAGAAGTAAAGGAACGCTGTGCTCTGCCATCAAAGAATGGAGAGGTGGCAACTAGTGCCTCTAGAGTCCAAACCGCTCCCGAGAGGCCCTGGGCAGGGCTGCACAGGCGGATCTTGTCAGCAGTGATGGGGCAGAGATCTTGCAGGGTGGGTACAGCTGCTCTGCGCTGCTCCGGGTTGCAGTGCCGGCTGCAGTGTGTCTGCACACGGCCCACTCTGCCGCCATCTTGAACTGCAGTGTCGGGCACAGAGCTTCCGCACAGGGCCAGCTGAGCTGAGGTGTCCGAGCAGCCATTTTGCATACTCTCGGCTGAAGTGATGGATGCGAGGCAGCACTCCATGAGCAAGTGAAACTAGATAAAGCACAaaggaaagacaggaaaaaaatttaaaaaaaaaaaaaaaaggttagactTTATTACcaagattctatttttatttcctaggAATTTTTAATGGGCTTTTCTGGTGACATCACCGCTTACCCTGTTCTCTCACAAAAGAATACTATCTCCCAACAGATTCTAGGGTGCATGCGAGCGTCCTAAGTCGCTttggtcgtatctgactctttgagaccctatgaaccgtagcccgccaggctcctctgtccatgggattttccccagcaagaatactggagacggtTGCCATTTGcgtcgccaggggatcttcccaacccagggatcgaacctgcgtcttttatgtctcctgcattggcatgtgggttcttttccactagcgccaccagatTCTAGGTTAGTGTTTCCAAAACAGCGACCTGAATAGATTATGACATTAATTTAGTGGGTAGTAACTAacgtttattaaaaaataaatagaaaataagtgtcacacaaaataaagataagtattgtttttgtttcagtGTGTGTACCAAGTTGCAATCACCGTAAAATGTGCTTCTTACTCTGGTAGGATAGAAAATAAAAGCCACTGCTCtggaatagttttcttttttttttggaatagttttctTTGTCAATTTTCTGTATCTGCCAGCTATTCCACTAAGTTAGTGAAGGCAGGTGTCACTCGACGCATTCGTGGTTGTTGTATGCTAGTAATTAGTAAATCTTCACTTACCCTGTAGGATGGACCAATTGTCTAGATTAGTGAAAAGCTTGAATTAAATTATACAACTTTGAAAGAACTTgagatttattattttcaaatagaGTAAGTGAAAGCAAGCTAACCAACTGTTGCTTGGTACACTGGGGTGGGTTTTGCCTTGGTGAATAAACACGAGTAATTTGTAATTGACATTTCAAAGAAGCCTTAGAAACAGGCCAGCCTTTGTTTAAATCATAATTACCCTGTTTGTATGTAAAAGGATACTTCTAAAGCTTTTCAAAACAACTGGTTCTTTTAAGTAGATAATTATTCCCTTTCCAATCTTGTTTA
This is a stretch of genomic DNA from Dama dama isolate Ldn47 chromosome 18, ASM3311817v1, whole genome shotgun sequence. It encodes these proteins:
- the SSMEM1 gene encoding serine-rich single-pass membrane protein 1, which translates into the protein MGDLFSLFWEVDPPTIPISFTIPNQDYECRKDDSCGAIGNFLFWYFIIILVLMFFSRASVWMSEKKKDEDNGTSTSPSKESKDISNKWRDKEGAWDSLQMMKKPKQSQLTPVTDSEVALVNACLEQRRARRYSEFNQVNLTQHDSDTTECDSEESNSGASSWKESESEHHPSPASIKKRKIAQRQRNMGGYQIRERPCLHCKAMRTNEWLTRHFLQNASVTSSMKEDIQDENSGPDIKTKFSKF